TCATTTGGAGTGAATAGATTTCCACAAGCTGCCACGAAAATCCTTTCGGAATTTGCAGGATCAACAAGAATTCTCCCGATGTATGCGGACTGTTCCAAACCGATATGCTGCCAACTTTCACCGGCATTAGTAGTCTTGTAAATTCCATTCCCAAAAAAACTATAACTTGAAGCATTTGCTTCACCGGTTCCAACATATAAAATATCCTCATTATCCGGATCAACAGCCATATCTCCAATAGAAATCACAGGTGCATTGGCAAAAACATTTTCCCAACTTTGACCATTGTTTATTGTTTTGAAAACACCACCCGAAGCTGCTCCTACATAGATTGTTTCCGGTGAATTCGGAAGAATTACCAAATCCGTTATTCTTCCCCCGATGTTTGTCGGACCAACCAATTCCCAATCATAACGCACATCTGGAGAGTTTCTGTGAAGTTCGGCAGCTTGTTCCATTCCCAAGATGTATGATTCCAGTTTGATCTGATCATGCGGATAACAGCGTTGATAAGCCATCCATTCATTGGTAACTGCATCCGGTTCTTTTTTCAGCGATGATCCAAAAGGTCGCTTTATCAAAGCTTTGTAAGGTTTCCTTATCCTTTCCCTTTTTAGAGAATTTTGCCTATTATCGAAATAAAAATATGCTCCAACAATGATGATCACTGTTAGGGCAATAAAAAACATGTTTTTTGTTTTCATGATTTTTCTCCTTTTTATATCTCATTTCTATATACTTGCTGCTAAATCCAACTTTCTCATATAAAAATCTTGCTGGATTTTCAGGCTCAACGTGCAATGCAATACTACCTTTTGCTAAATCAATTGTTTTTTGCATTAATACTTTTCCTATTCCTTTTCCCCTGTGTTCTTTATGAGTTGCAATATAAACTAAGATGTTTTCAGGAATATAGTCTTTCATCCCTGTTTGATTTACCACTACGACACAAGAAATTTCGTCTTCTAAATGAGACAC
Above is a window of Candidatus Cloacimonadota bacterium DNA encoding:
- a CDS encoding GNAT family N-acetyltransferase, whose amino-acid sequence is MYDNLQEYGDPKPDIEKAVNYALKETASFGGFILVSHLEDEISCVVVVNQTGMKDYIPENILVYIATHKEHRGKGIGKVLMQKTIDLAKGSIALHVEPENPARFLYEKVGFSSKYIEMRYKKEKNHENKKHVFYCPNSDHHCWSIFLFR